tggtgatttgaaatattttattgcatCGCAATCTTGTCAAACAATTTTGGAAATTTccatctttccccattcaagtagctGTACTATTGCCTAAATAGCTGCCCAGGGATGTTACCAAGATGGTTTGCGAGTGAACAGACTTGCCTTAAAAGGTACTTTGACATAAACAGGTCCCAGCCCTTGCTGATGGTCTCTAATTTATTTAATCCATAGTTTAAATGTATAAAGCAACTGCGGTACGGTCTACCATTTAGCTATGTGTCAGCTATGTCTAGGAAAACAGCATTTTTAGACTGTGCACTCACGTGGAGGTTTCCTCAGTTTCTTCTGTAAACAAGACTTGACGTATCGCTCCAGCTCACGCAAAGTGGAAGGTTTGAGTGTCTCAAAATCAATTTCAATTTCATCAGGGTTGGAGTCCCGCAGTGAAGGCTCTCTGGACTGAATGATGTGGACCACTCTGCCTAGCTTCTCTCCAGGCAATCGGTTGATGTCAAGGCTCAGTTGCCGTTTCTCGTCATAGGTCATGGGGAGTGACATCTCCTCCTTGTCTGACTCATAGCCTCTGCCACCCTTCTTTGGTTGCCTGTTAAGGTTACATCCATAGAGGTGTTACAACTGCTTGTTTAATCTGAAgcctttttcagataatgtttagTTTTAATCCACACGTATGGGTAtaataatggcaaaaaaaagacaaagtggTATAGAAATTAAATGGATAGTATTCACTTGGCCCAGAAGCCCAAACTATACTTCAGTCAGCATTCACATAAGGATGCGTGACGCaattctcgtcatcagcagagtgctcgagcactgatcATGTACAGCCCAATTTTTCTAATCACCCATCTTTGAACGCACAGAATGCGCATACGCCTGGAATTATTTACACTAATTAACAGGTCCAAAAGGTGGTAACACTCACATTTAAGCTGTTGTTGTCACGAAAATGTGCTAGATGATGATATAATCAGCGGTAAACAAtaggagacgaaggtaaaaatgtcaacattggatgtgcacgtcaagaacgtgtgtgtgaggaggtctggagatacctgtaaTTGTATACctagagtctgaaggactataaaagGCACCTTtataggtctaaactcctgaagagaaatagtccggtgTCTCGTTCAGTCGaaggcggttggcgcatgcgtGCGGTGTATGCGCGCAccatcaaatggagtatactttgacaggcttgtgTTCGCCTGTACACAGACGTTGAGCATTCGCGTcaaaaacgaagtatactttgggttcAAGAAATTATAAAACATATTACAAAGAAAAATAGAGGTTAATCAGCAAACCTGTTTCCAGAGACAGTACTGTTGGCTTTTCTAGCTGGACCCTTTTTCTGCTGGGCTGGTTTCACCGGCTGCCCTGATTTGGCTTTCTCCTCCGGCTTGGTTTTGTTGtgcttgttttctttctttttcttgtccttttccttctctttctttttctttggtTTACTAACAGGGGCCTGTGAGAGAGCGGCGAGCTGTTCGTGGACAGCTTTCAGCTGGGGAGGGAGCCAAGACGGTGGTGTTAGTAATCTGCTCCAAGTCAGCCAAAGCATCACTTGTAGTACATGACATCAAACAGAATTAAAGACTTCATTCATGGGGGTTGTCCATCCGCAAATCATGTATTGATCCATCATGGACCAAAACATATGTAAAACAATTGCCAATTTCTTTCCTCTAATAGATTAGATTGTAATTTCATCCATTTCTTTTAACATCATATTTTAGGCAGCACTAACATCTTGACAACCAAGAATGTTTCATGTTTACATGCTTGCTATAGCAAGAAAAATGCACTGGGTTCTTGacataagtaataaaaaaaatatgataagtattttgtcttttgTTTATCTAGTGTTTTGCTATCAATGGATGTCCAAAAACAAGTCTTtggacaaaattattattatttttttttttttttatatatgtaatatacagtatgttgcattACAAGTGCTTGGGGAAAAGAAAAGTCTCTCATCAAATGTTTTTACactggataaataaaaataattcatgtcTGACATTGTATATATGTGATTCCAAGAGGACAGGACAAGAACAGAGTGTATGACGGAGTAAGAATATGAATGAAGGCAGTTTCAGAGAGAATATCAAAAACAGAAAAGATGGATTCAGAAACAAGTCTGCCCTTTACCACTAGGGGAGAAATGGTTcagggtggaaaaaaaaaaaaaaagtatactacGGTTTACCACCCAAGGTTGTttgcatgtttgtgccacagttcATCTAATTCTAGGAAATGTAATTTTACAGCGAGGTGCATTTTTCTGCAGCATATGGCTTAAAGTGTAGTAAACCACGGCTTATTGGCATCAGCCAATGACTGCTTTTAAATATCTGTTATAGATATCTGCCTCCGAATCAGTGCACCCCCCTAATAGCGACACAGTGACCATAGAATCAtaacacaaaacaaactgtgagaAAGTTGAACCATTACACCCTCATTTTACTAAACAGCCATGGTAAGGGGAGAAGAACATCACCAAAATGGGATATCATCCTAAGCAAGCATTCTTTTAAAATGCAGCGCAAATTATAATAGAACTTTACATTACATCTTTTCAAGCAATATGAGGATAAAGGGCAGTTAAGACTAATCGTTTTCTGGAATTAGAAAGAGTATGTCTTATTGCAAAGCAAgcaaggaacacacacacacacacacacttatctcCCAAACATTTAGCATTTCCATCCTAAACAAACAAAGCTGGGCTCCCAATACCACCCAATAGTCAATATTTTTCCGCTGCTTTTAACCCTCTACCGCTGAGTTAACTATCCAAAACATGGAAAGGACTatctaatacaaataataaaaaaaaaaacagctctacAGCTAAAATGCAATGTTCATATGCAGAGATGGGGAAATGAGAATCAAAAATCACCTGATTATTCTTGGTGCACCCGTTTTTTATCCCCTGTCTGCTACCAATGGGGTGCTCCAAAGAGATACACTGGTAAAAGAATGGCAGGGGAACATAAGAGGGAAAAAATGATGGTGATATAAAGCTCCAagacaaaatcaaaatcaaacaaCAAACTACATCATGATAAATGCTACCATTTGTGCTACTACATCTAAATGTAGACTTTCTGATAGTTTTTGCAAAGCAATACAATCAGCAGGTAGCTTCAGAAGACTAACATTGCggttgagggctaaaatgcagcTCTACAAATGAGTACAAAAAATCTGAACTGAAAGCAGAGGTGCTTGGTGTGAAAGAGGAGATGGGGTTACTTCAGGTGGGGGTGGCTATATTGATACCTCCAGATGGCAGGAAGCCCCTGCTGCTCCTTCAGTGTACAAGCACTGATTAAGACTGGTGTGTTTGTGCGTGAGAAGGGTCAGAAGGTTGATACATATCGAGAGGCCAGAGAGATGGTCTCGTAGTCTTGGGAGGTTAGGGGTACTTAGTCCTTGTTTTGAAACCCACCTGTTCCGCACCCACCTGTTCCTGCAGCTCGGCGAGCCGGGTGGCCCTCTCTTCTTCAGAGTCGGAGCTGTCAGAGGTGGAGTCGCCGCCACTGCTCTCACTGCTGACAGTGCTCTTACTGACCACACCGGCCCCGCCTACACCGCCTGCCACTCCCACTTCAACTGGTTCATCTGGCATCTTCGCAAAACGCATTTCAAACACATCCTGAGAATGGAGAAAGAAGCAATGACACTGAACAATTGCACTACcaaaaaaagaatacaatgttCCCAtcttttttgaccaatgaattacCAAGACCATTCCAGTCATTCATGATTAGGACTTTCTTAGAAATCATTTTACAAAGATTGCTGGGTGGATTTCAATTTGCATGTCGAGTACCAATCATGAATAGACTATCAATGTATAGACTAATCATGCTAGTTTGCAAGCAAGTGTTTCTCTACATAAACACTCAAGGAGCAATAGCTGgcctataaaatattttagagcagagcaaaaataaaaaagataattcACTATGCAAGTTTCCATGACTTCAAGACTGTATTAATTTCtatgcctggaaatcacaatattttttttttttttactggcacAAGGTTTCCCATGATTGTACACAGCATGAGAAGCTTAATGCGTGTCAAAGAAGAGAGGACCAAATGTACAACTTACCTGCAGCTTTCTGGCCATAGCAACCACCTCATGATCAGGTGGGTTGTATTTGTAACAATTTGAGAACATTAATCTCACATCTGTAGCAAAACTCTGTGCATCCTGGTACTCTCGACCGTCCATTTTTTTCTGCAACAAAGTAGAGAAGACATTGATGGCCAAAGATcttatgtttacataaaaaaataataatagcaatcAAATCACAACAAATGCTTTATGTATGAAGTCAACAACATACTTTGACTGTACTTAAGTCCATAGGGTGTTTGATTATTTCATGGTAGTCATGCAGCTCGAGAGCCTCTGCATCAACAGGCTTGTAAAAGGGCCATGCATACGCTGCATGTTTTTTCGAGAGCATTTCTTTTAGAATGATGTCGCAGTATTTGAGCTGCTCTGAAAGTCTGCTCCTTTTGCCTCCATGCAGGCCTAGTTCACCATCCTCAAAATCCTTTTTAGGTGGTTTGATGGGGCGACCCGTGCTCTCCCGCCTGGATGCCACTTTGCCCTGTTTGCCTTCTGATAGAGGGGTGGGCGACTGGCTCCTGCTTGCCGTTATGGCAGAGGTAGTGGGGGTGGTTGTGTCTGCTTTCCTCTTCACCCCTTTCTTCTAGGAAACagaacaaaccacacacacagggacacagACAGCCAGAGGTGAGGCACCGTCAATGCATAAGGTATAGGTACAAGTGCTCTGTTTTGCTCTGAAAGGCCTTGCGACTTACTTTGACGACAGGTTGAGAAGGGGGCATGGCGGGTATCATGGATGCGGTTGTTGTGTTCTGTACAGATGGTACACTGGGAGTGATGCCAGGCACCGGAGGCGGGGATATGGCCGCCGTCTGCGAAGCCGGTGAGGAGGCACCAGGGACAATGGAGTTGGGTGAGCCGGAGGAGACAGACCCATCCTGCTGACCTGCAGGGTTATACAAATATGTGACAATGTTTTCCGTGTAGTGACAAGCTTCATGCAGGTCTAAAATTTAAACTCAGTATATGGATAAGACCAGAGAGTCCCCGCAATATTTGCAAAAACATGATTGTAATATCTAgtttaaaatattgtttcagcaagtcacaattttttttttcttttctccaggCGATATAATCTTGACGTCTTTTTAAAGTCAAAAAGATTAAATCATCTCTGAAAATATCTGTTAGTTCAGCTAATCACCAAAGTAATCATTGCTTGCAGCCCCATAATGTATCTGTTTTTCCAGCATTAATTGTCAGTGCCCTTACCTGGTCCTGCTGGTTTACGACCTTTGCCCTTTGGAGCAGGAGGAAGGAGCTCAACCTCCTCCTGAGGCATCAGGGCAACTTTCTGAAGGAAGACCTTCTCTAATGCTTGTGCCATTAAGACAATGTCATCTGTGGGCTGAGAAAACAAAGGGTattagggctttcacaattacgaaatttggctgatgattaattgtcaaaacaaataattgcgattatgatgattaattgtctgttttagggctctgATGATTATGAAGATTAACTATCATATCAACTATCAATGGTCATACTTTTGTCATAGGTGTTTTGTTATACTTTTGTCACAGCGCACTGAAATGTCAAAGCCTGAACCTGAAGTCACTCCATGGTGTGGGAATATTATGGTCATTTGAAAGACCCACAAGGCATCAATGTTGATGGCCACCCAGTTTGTAAACTTTGTCAAAAAAAGTGTGATTGGAACCAGAGCTGATCAAGATTGGAGCAGCagcacagctctctctctctctgcttcacACGCGGGAAAGAACATGTCTTTTCCACTCTTtatatggtggaatttaatagCCGTAGCTCAAACAAGATCACCCATGAGTGCAACAACGGAATGAAACGTGAACACCAGCGAGGTGGTAGGTCTGCTACACAAAACAGTTGAACATttttagaaacttgtcagtcagacACGCGTATCCCAAAAATTcgagaaattatgttttt
The DNA window shown above is from Myxocyprinus asiaticus isolate MX2 ecotype Aquarium Trade chromosome 40, UBuf_Myxa_2, whole genome shotgun sequence and carries:
- the LOC127431083 gene encoding bromodomain-containing protein 3-like isoform X3, encoding MSTVTSATPDPPAIANPPPPEVTNSTKPGRKTNQLQYMQNVVVKTLWKHQFAWPFYQPVDAVKLGLPDYHKIIKNPMDMGTIKKRLENVYYWSASECMQDFNTMFTNCYIYNKPTDDIVLMAQALEKVFLQKVALMPQEEVELLPPAPKGKGRKPAGPGQQDGSVSSGSPNSIVPGASSPASQTAAISPPPVPGITPSVPSVQNTTTASMIPAMPPSQPVVKKKGVKRKADTTTPTTSAITASRSQSPTPLSEGKQGKVASRRESTGRPIKPPKKDFEDGELGLHGGKRSRLSEQLKYCDIILKEMLSKKHAAYAWPFYKPVDAEALELHDYHEIIKHPMDLSTVKKKMDGREYQDAQSFATDVRLMFSNCYKYNPPDHEVVAMARKLQDVFEMRFAKMPDEPVEVGVAGGVGGAGVVSKSTVSSESSGGDSTSDSSDSEEERATRLAELQEQCISLEHPIGSRQGIKNGCTKNNQLKAVHEQLAALSQAPVSKPKKKKEKEKDKKKKENKHNKTKPEEKAKSGQPVKPAQQKKGPARKANSTVSGNRQPKKGGRGYESDKEEMSLPMTYDEKRQLSLDINRLPGEKLGRVVHIIQSREPSLRDSNPDEIEIDFETLKPSTLRELERYVKSCLQKKLRKPPQKGGSGPSRLSGSSSSSDSGSSSSSGSTSDSSDSD
- the LOC127431083 gene encoding bromodomain-containing protein 3-like isoform X4, which produces MSTVTSATPDPPAIANPPPPEVTNSTKPGRKTNQLQYMQNVVVKTLWKHQFAWPFYQPVDAVKLGLPDYHKIIKNPMDMGTIKKRLENVYYWSASECMQDFNTMFTNCYIYNKPTDDIVLMAQALEKVFLQKVALMPQEEVELLPPAPKGKGRKPAGPGQQDGSVSSGSPNSIVPGASSPASQTAAISPPPVPGITPSVPSVQNTTTASMIPAMPPSQPVVKKKGVKRKADTTTPTTSAITASRSQSPTPLSEGKQGKVASRRESTGRPIKPPKKDFEDGELGLHGGKRSRLSEQLKYCDIILKEMLSKKHAAYAWPFYKPVDAEALELHDYHEIIKHPMDLSTVKKKMDGREYQDAQSFATDVRLMFSNCYKYNPPDHEVVAMARKLQDVFEMRFAKMPDEPVEVGVAGGVGGAGVVSKSTVSSESSGGDSTSDSSDSEEERATRLAELQEQVGAEQLKAVHEQLAALSQAPVSKPKKKKEKEKDKKKKENKHNKTKPEEKAKSGQPVKPAQQKKGPARKANSTVSGNRQPKKGGRGYESDKEEMSLPMTYDEKRQLSLDINRLPGEKLGRVVHIIQSREPSLRDSNPDEIEIDFETLKPSTLRELERYVKSCLQKKLRKPPQKGGSGPSRLSGSSSSSDSGSSSSSGSTSDSSDSD
- the LOC127431083 gene encoding bromodomain-containing protein 3-like isoform X1, translated to MSTVTSATPDPPAIANPPPPEVTNSTKPGRKTNQLQYMQNVVVKTLWKHQFAWPFYQPVDAVKLGLPDYHKIIKNPMDMGTIKKRLENVYYWSASECMQDFNTMFTNCYIYNKPTDDIVLMAQALEKVFLQKVALMPQEEVELLPPAPKGKGRKPAGPGQQDGSVSSGSPNSIVPGASSPASQTAAISPPPVPGITPSVPSVQNTTTASMIPAMPPSQPVVKKKGVKRKADTTTPTTSAITASRSQSPTPLSEGKQGKVASRRESTGRPIKPPKKDFEDGELGLHGGKRSRLSEQLKYCDIILKEMLSKKHAAYAWPFYKPVDAEALELHDYHEIIKHPMDLSTVKKKMDGREYQDAQSFATDVRLMFSNCYKYNPPDHEVVAMARKLQDVFEMRFAKMPDEPVEVGVAGGVGGAGVVSKSTVSSESSGGDSTSDSSDSEEERATRLAELQEQVGAEQCISLEHPIGSRQGIKNGCTKNNQLKAVHEQLAALSQAPVSKPKKKKEKEKDKKKKENKHNKTKPEEKAKSGQPVKPAQQKKGPARKANSTVSGNRQPKKGGRGYESDKEEMSLPMTYDEKRQLSLDINRLPGEKLGRVVHIIQSREPSLRDSNPDEIEIDFETLKPSTLRELERYVKSCLQKKLRKPPQKGGSGPSRLSGSSSSSDSGSSSSSGSTSDSSDSD
- the LOC127431083 gene encoding bromodomain-containing protein 3-like isoform X2, giving the protein MSTVTSATPDPPAIANPPPPEVTNSTKPGRKTNQLQYMQNVVVKTLWKHQFAWPFYQPVDAVKLGLPDYHKIIKNPMDMGTIKKRLENVYYWSASECMQDFNTMFTNCYIYNKPTDDIVLMAQALEKVFLQKVALMPQEEVELLPPAPKGKGRKPAGPGQQDGSVSSGSPNSIVPGASSPASQTAAISPPPVPGITPSVPSVQNTTTASMIPAMPPSQPVVKKGVKRKADTTTPTTSAITASRSQSPTPLSEGKQGKVASRRESTGRPIKPPKKDFEDGELGLHGGKRSRLSEQLKYCDIILKEMLSKKHAAYAWPFYKPVDAEALELHDYHEIIKHPMDLSTVKKKMDGREYQDAQSFATDVRLMFSNCYKYNPPDHEVVAMARKLQDVFEMRFAKMPDEPVEVGVAGGVGGAGVVSKSTVSSESSGGDSTSDSSDSEEERATRLAELQEQVGAEQCISLEHPIGSRQGIKNGCTKNNQLKAVHEQLAALSQAPVSKPKKKKEKEKDKKKKENKHNKTKPEEKAKSGQPVKPAQQKKGPARKANSTVSGNRQPKKGGRGYESDKEEMSLPMTYDEKRQLSLDINRLPGEKLGRVVHIIQSREPSLRDSNPDEIEIDFETLKPSTLRELERYVKSCLQKKLRKPPQKGGSGPSRLSGSSSSSDSGSSSSSGSTSDSSDSD
- the LOC127431083 gene encoding bromodomain-containing protein 3-like isoform X5, with product MSTVTSATPDPPAIANPPPPEVTNSTKPGRKTNQLQYMQNVVVKTLWKHQFAWPFYQPVDAVKLGLPDYHKIIKNPMDMGTIKKRLENVYYWSASECMQDFNTMFTNCYIYNKPTDDIVLMAQALEKVFLQKVALMPQEEVELLPPAPKGKGRKPAGPGQQDGSVSSGSPNSIVPGASSPASQTAAISPPPVPGITPSVPSVQNTTTASMIPAMPPSQPVVKKKGVKRKADTTTPTTSAITASRSQSPTPLSEGKQGKVASRRESTGRPIKPPKKDFEDGELGLHGGKRSRLSEQLKYCDIILKEMLSKKHAAYAWPFYKPVDAEALELHDYHEIIKHPMDLSTVKKKMDGREYQDAQSFATDVRLMFSNCYKYNPPDHEVVAMARKLQDVFEMRFAKMPDEPVEVGVAGGVGGAGVVSKSTVSSESSGGDSTSDSSDSEEERATRLAELQEQLKAVHEQLAALSQAPVSKPKKKKEKEKDKKKKENKHNKTKPEEKAKSGQPVKPAQQKKGPARKANSTVSGNRQPKKGGRGYESDKEEMSLPMTYDEKRQLSLDINRLPGEKLGRVVHIIQSREPSLRDSNPDEIEIDFETLKPSTLRELERYVKSCLQKKLRKPPQKGGSGPSRLSGSSSSSDSGSSSSSGSTSDSSDSD
- the LOC127431083 gene encoding bromodomain-containing protein 3-like isoform X6, with protein sequence MSTVTSATPDPPAIANPPPPEVTNSTKPGRKTNQLQYMQNVVVKTLWKHQFAWPFYQPVDAVKLGLPDYHKIIKNPMDMGTIKKRLENVYYWSASECMQDFNTMFTNCYIYNKPTDDIVLMAQALEKVFLQKVALMPQEEVELLPPAPKGKGRKPAGPGQQDGSVSSGSPNSIVPGASSPASQTAAISPPPVPGITPSVPSVQNTTTASMIPAMPPSQPVVKKKGVKRKADTTTPTTSAITASRSQSPTPLSEGKQGKVASRRESTGRPIKPPKKDFEDGELGLHGGKRSRLSEQLKYCDIILKEMLSKKHAAYAWPFYKPVDAEALELHDYHEIIKHPMDLSTVKKKMDGREYQDAQSFATDVRLMFSNCYKYNPPDHEVVAMARKLQDVFEMRFAKMPDEPVEVGVAGGVGGAGVVSKSTVSSESSGGDSTSDSSDSEEERATRLAELQEQVGAEQCISLEHPIGSRQGIKNGCTKNNQLKAVHEQLAALSQAPVSKPKKKKEKEKDKKKKENKHNKTKPEEKAKSGQPVKPAQQKKGPARKANSTVSGNRRTQACQSILHLMVRAYTARMRQPPSTERDTGLFLFRSLDL